One region of Priestia megaterium genomic DNA includes:
- a CDS encoding DUF1129 family protein yields the protein MNAKELIKLNNKKRKELTKENEEYYDNMLVYIRTSVSVSEQQAEELLMELLDHLIDAQAEGKRAEEVFGENLKTYCDEMIKQLPKEPLKSTAFFISFLLLQLASLMAIVSGIGNIVVHYVKDSSQTVYIGTAIVTFVIVAAIISLDVFLLLKWIQKSVYKITNKIKDFFLLFVLIFISLAGMVFLPKLIPPFGYVIEVGGFLYLAAGALTLIVLRWLNSKYQITK from the coding sequence ATGAACGCTAAGGAGTTAATTAAATTAAATAATAAGAAGCGAAAAGAGCTGACCAAGGAAAATGAAGAGTACTATGATAATATGCTTGTTTACATTCGAACGAGTGTGTCAGTTTCTGAACAGCAGGCTGAAGAGTTATTGATGGAGCTTTTAGATCACCTTATTGACGCACAAGCGGAAGGGAAGCGTGCTGAAGAGGTGTTTGGAGAGAACCTTAAGACGTACTGTGATGAAATGATTAAACAGTTACCTAAAGAACCCTTAAAAAGCACTGCTTTTTTTATAAGCTTTTTATTGTTACAGCTTGCAAGCTTGATGGCTATAGTAAGCGGGATAGGAAATATTGTTGTACATTATGTTAAGGATAGCAGCCAGACTGTTTATATCGGAACGGCAATCGTCACTTTTGTTATTGTTGCAGCTATTATTTCTCTTGATGTTTTTCTGCTTTTAAAATGGATACAAAAATCTGTTTACAAAATTACGAATAAGATTAAGGACTTTTTTCTACTCTTTGTCTTAATTTTTATTTCTCTTGCAGGGATGGTTTTTTTACCAAAGCTTATTCCACCTTTTGGCTATGTAATAGAAGTTGGAGGCTTCTTATATTTAGCTGCTGGTGCCTTAACACTCATCGTTTTAAGGTGGTTAAATAGTAAATATCAAATTACAAAATGA
- the htpX gene encoding protease HtpX → MLKRISLFIFVNILVLITITTITSLLGVQSYMGSGGYGGLLAFSVIAGFSGAIISLMMSRLMAKWMMGVQVIDERSPQGEYERFVLEETHRLASVAGLRKMPQVGIYHSAEVNAFATGPSKRRSLVAVSSGMLERMDRDAISGVIAHEIAHIKSGDMVTTTLLQGVLNTFVIFFSRLVAKAVSNFVREEFAMVVYFLTSIVFEILFSILSSPIIFWHSRRREFKADELAAKLGGKEKMIYALESLRHTTSLVDDRQKSIAAFKISGKEKFSRLFSTHPPLEKRIERLHSL, encoded by the coding sequence GTGCTAAAACGAATTTCACTGTTTATTTTCGTTAATATTTTAGTATTAATTACAATCACAACGATTACATCTTTATTAGGTGTTCAAAGCTATATGGGAAGCGGCGGTTACGGCGGCCTGCTGGCATTTAGCGTCATTGCCGGCTTCAGCGGCGCGATTATTTCTCTTATGATGTCACGCTTAATGGCAAAGTGGATGATGGGTGTTCAAGTTATTGATGAACGTTCCCCTCAAGGTGAATATGAACGATTTGTTTTAGAAGAAACTCACCGACTTGCATCTGTGGCAGGATTAAGAAAAATGCCTCAGGTCGGAATTTATCACTCGGCGGAAGTTAATGCTTTTGCAACAGGGCCAAGTAAAAGACGCTCGCTTGTTGCCGTTTCAAGCGGAATGCTGGAACGAATGGACCGCGATGCGATCAGCGGCGTTATCGCTCACGAAATAGCGCATATTAAAAGCGGTGATATGGTCACAACTACGCTTCTGCAAGGAGTATTAAATACATTCGTTATTTTCTTCTCTCGTTTAGTAGCCAAAGCGGTGTCAAACTTTGTGCGAGAAGAGTTTGCGATGGTTGTTTATTTCCTTACATCGATTGTATTTGAGATTCTCTTTAGTATTTTAAGCAGCCCAATTATTTTCTGGCATTCAAGAAGACGTGAATTCAAAGCTGATGAGCTTGCAGCTAAACTCGGCGGCAAGGAAAAAATGATTTATGCATTAGAATCGCTTCGTCATACTACTTCATTAGTAGATGACCGTCAAAAATCAATTGCCGCTTTTAAAATTAGCGGTAAAGAAAAATTCTCACGCTTATTTTCTACTCATCCACCGCTTGAAAAACGCATTGAGCGCTTGCATTCACTATAA
- a CDS encoding PadR family transcriptional regulator produces the protein MSLRSQLLKGILEGCILSIIQKETVYGYELSQKLQQYGLNDVSEGSIYPILLRLQKEGLIKGEMKASPSGPKRKYYHLTASGESALCEIQEEWINIQNPVNKLLNRSFYDER, from the coding sequence ATGTCTTTGAGAAGTCAATTGTTAAAAGGAATTTTAGAAGGGTGTATCTTATCAATCATTCAAAAAGAAACGGTTTATGGCTATGAGCTATCCCAGAAGCTTCAACAATATGGATTAAATGATGTGAGTGAAGGTTCGATTTACCCCATTTTACTACGTCTTCAAAAGGAGGGATTAATAAAGGGAGAAATGAAAGCATCGCCTTCGGGTCCTAAACGAAAGTACTATCATCTTACGGCATCTGGCGAGAGCGCATTATGTGAAATCCAAGAGGAATGGATCAACATTCAAAACCCTGTAAATAAATTGTTGAATAGGAGTTTTTACGATGAACGCTAA